The Streptomyces sp. NBC_00510 genomic interval GGAGGCGTTCGCCCAGCCCACGTCGGCGACGACGGCCGTGGCCCGCGCCACCAGGTGCTCCCTGGCGGCGGTCAGGCGGTCCTGCTCCGCGGGGGTCTTCCGGTAGGCCATGGCAACAAGTGAAGCACCGTTCAGAGCTTCGAGCCACCCCTCGGTCGGCAGCGCCGCCCGCGGAGCCGGGCGAACGCGTGCGACCGGCCCCACGACCGGCGGATCCTCACCACGACCACGGACCATGCACGGGCGGGAGCGCATCGCGAAGCTCCGGCAGTGGACCGGGAACCGCACGAGCGGCTCGCGCCGGAACTCGGAGCAGCCCTGCGACGGGACCCGCAACCGCTGCCGCACATCGCGTGGTTGTTGCCCGATCTGCACGTTCCGCCCACTCCAGGGCCGCCCCGCACTCCACGTGGCGTGTCGCCGGGAAGACGTGCAACCGATCCCCGCGGGGTAAACCCAAAGATCAGGCCATGTTTTCGGGCTTCCCGGCCAGGCTTTGCGAGTCGATAAGCGTCACAGGGGAGTCACGAATTCCGATCATGCTCGCCCCGCGCTTCGAGCACCGGTTGTTCTCGGCCACACTTTCTCCATCAACGCCTGGGCCGACATCGCGGCATGCACCGGGGCCTTGAGGCGGTCGCGACCGGCCTTGGACACACCGCCGCACTCCGGCAAGATCAACCAGTGCACCTCAGCGGGGAGTTGCCGCTGGAGCGCGCTGTGGCGCGAAGGCATCCATAGGCGGTCGGCGCTCGATGGATCCAGCCTCAAAGCTTGAGCACAAATTACACACATTCACTCTTCATACCGGCGCCGATGGTCTAGATTGACCTTGCTTCAGCCGTTCGGGCACGAGGCGACCACTAATGATCTACAGGTTCGGCGCTACGGAAAGCCAGCAGTCGCGTACCCGGCGCCAGACGTGGGGGTGATCAGTTCTTGGAGCCCGAGAAGGGGCCTTGGGTGCGGGGAGCCCCGAGGTTTCGACGGGTTCCGGCACACCTCGAGGGTCCGGCGGAACCGGCACGTCAGCTTCCGCCAGGGTGGGTTGTTCAAGTGACTCCGAAATAACCGGGAGTTCACGCGCGGGGGGCGGGGGCCTCCCGAGGGGAGGAACGGTGCGGGAGGCGGGGGCCTCCCGGGGGGAGGGACCGTGTTGGGCGAACACGTCGAACCACTGGGGACCTGGGGGGTTCTGTGCGGCATGGGGGACTAGTCAGCCCGTTTCCGTCGGCACGCGAGCATCTGGGGAACGGCGCGGTCAGCCGGCCCGCAATCGAATGGGAGCAGCGGTACCGCCGTGCCGTGATCACCAGCGATACGGTGGCCACCGCCTTCGTGGTGGCCGCGATCGGCGGCTTCTTCGGGGTCCGGGACGCGGCCAACTGGCATGAGAAGTGGGGGATGCTCGCCTTCGGCACCGAGCTGCTGGTGCTGGGGACGCTTGCGGTGAGCCGGTCGTGGGCTCCGGCCGTGCTCGGCCAGGGCGCCGAGGAGTTCCGCCGGCTCGGACGCTCACTGTGCACGGCGGCCGTCGTGCTGGCGCTCGGCGGGGTCGCCGTCACCTCGCGCAACATCAAGCTCTGGATCTTCGTCGCGATCCCGGCGATCGCACTCGTCACCATGACCGAGCGGTACCTGCTGCGCCTGTGGCTGCACAAACAGCGGAAGGAAGGGCGGTGCCTGCGACCGGTGCTCGCTGCCGGGAGCCCGGCCACCGTGCGCGACCTGATCACCCGGATCCGCAAGTTCCCGCACCTCGGCTGGCAGGTGGAGGCGGTGTGCACGGCGGACACTCCCGGGCTCGACGGTGACCACGTGGACGGGGTGCCGGTCGTCGGCCGACTGACCGACGTCGCGGGCCACGTCCGCCGCAACGGCTACCGAGTCGTCGCGGTCACACCGGACCCGCACTGGTCACCGGACCGGCTGCAGCGGCTTGCCTGGAACCTCGAGGGCAGCGATGCCGAGATGGTCGTGGCCCCCGTGCTGATGGAGGTGGCCGGCCCGCGGCTGCACGTCGATGCGGTGCTGGGGATACCGCTGCTGCGGCTCAGCATGCCGACCTTCACCGGGGGCCGCCGCGCGGTCAAGGAGGTCGTCGACCGGCTGGGCGCGGCGGTCCTGCTGATGCTGTTCGCGCCGCTGATGGTGTTCGTCGGGCTGCTCGTGCTGGCGGACAGTCCGGGTGGGGCGTTCTACCGCCAGCGCAGGGTCGGCAAGGACGGTCGCGAGTTCACCATATTCAAGTTCCGCACCATGGTCTCCGGGGCCGACAGGGCACGTGCCGAGCTGGCCGACCGCAACGAAGGTGCCGGCCTGCTGTTCAAGCTCCGCCGGGATCCGCGGGTGACCCGGGTGGGAGCGGTGCTGCGCCGGTACTCGATCGACGAGCTCCCGCAGCTTTTCAACGTGCTCACCGGCTCGATGTCGCTCGTCGGTCCGCGGCCTCCGTTGCCGGAGGAGTCCGCCGCGTACGGCCCGGACATCCGGCGACGGCTGCTGGTCAAGCCCGGGCTCACCGGCCTGTGGCAGATCAGCGGACGCAGCGACCTGCCGTGGGACGAGGCGGTCCGGCTGGACCTGCGGTACGTGGAGGACTGGTCGCTCGCCCTGGACACGGTGATCTTGTGGAAGACGCTGCGTGCGGTGCTCCACGGGCAGGGGGCCTACTGATGCGCGGAGGTCGTCGTCCGGCCGGCGCGAGGATCGCAGGCCGGGAGAGCCTGCCTGGGGGGAGGAACGGGTCATGAGAGTCAGCGTTTTCGGGCTCGGCTACGTGGGCTGCGTGTCGGCCGCGTGCCTGGCCAGCATGGGTCACCAGGTCATCGGGGTGGACGTGAACCCGGTGAAGGTCGACCTGGTCAACGACGGCAAGGCCCCGGTGGTCGAGGAGCGGATCGGCGAGCTCACCGCCGAGGTCGTGCGGACCGGAGCGTTGCGCGCCACCGGCGACGTCCGCGAGGCGATCATGGGCAGCGAGGTGTCACTGATCTGCGTGGGCACACCGTCGGAGCCCAACGGCAGCCTGTGCACCACGTACTTGGAGCGGGTCACCGAGCAGATCGGCGCCGCGCTGGCCGAGCGGGGTGGGCGGCACACCGTCGTGTTCCGCAGCACCATGCTCCCGGGCACCTGCCTGAACCTGCTGGTGCCGATCCTGGAGAAGTACCTCGGCGGCACGGCCGGGGTGGACATCGGAGTCGCGGTCAACCCGGAGTTCCTGCGCGAGGGCACGAGCGTGCGGGACTTCTTCGACCCGCCCAAGACCGTCATCGGCGAGCTCGATGCGGCGAGCGGCGACGTGGTGGCGGCGCTGTACGACGGCCTGCCCGGCGAGGTGTTCCGGGTACCGGTGCCGACGGCCGAGGCGATCAAATACGCGGACAACGCGTTCCACGGCCTCAAGATCGGCTTCGCGAACGAACTGGGCGCGGTGTGCCAGGCGCTCGGGGTGGACTCGCACCAGGTGATGGACGTGTTCCTGGCCGACCGCAAGCTGAACATCAGCCCCGCCTACCTGCGGCCCGGCTTCGCCTTCGGCGGCTCCTGCCTGCCCAAGGACCTGCGCAGCCTGGTCCACGCCGCGCAGCGGGCCGACGTCTCGGTGCCCATCCTCGCCAACGTGCTGACCTCCAACTCCGAACATCTGCAGCGCGCGGTGGAGCTGGTCGAGCGCACCGGCAAGCGCCGGGTGGGCCTGTTCGGGCTGTCCTTCAAACCCGGCACCGACGACCTCCGCGAGAGCCCGCTCGTCGAGCTGGCGGAGAGGCTCTTCGGCAAGGGGTACGACCTGCGCATCCACGACGCCAACGTGAGCCTCTCCCGGCTGATGGGCGCGAACCGCGAGTACATCGAGACCCGGCTGCCGCACCTGGCGCAGCTGCTCGGGGACTCCGTCGGCGAGGTGCTCGAGCACGCCGAGGTGGTCCTGGTCGGGACCAGGGATCCTGCCGTGCTGTCGGCGCTGCCGCATGGCGACGGCCCGGTGATCGTCGACCTCATCCGCCTTCCCGACGCCGAGGCGCGCCGGGCCGAACCGGGGTACATAGGCCTTGCTTGGTGACACGACCAGCGGCGACCGGCCGGACCGGCGCGCGCTGATCCTGGTGGAGAACCTGTCGGTCCCGTTCGACCGGCGGGTGTGGCAGGAGTGCACGACGCTGCGCGACGCGGGCTGGGAGGTGCACGTCATCTGTCCCCGGGGGAGCAAGCGGGACACGGAGCCGGAGGCGGAGATCGACGGGGTGCGGATCCACCGCTACCCGTTGCGCGCGGCCACCGGAGGGCCGGCCGGCTACCTCAGCGAGTACGGATCGGCGCTGTGGCATACGTTCCGGCTGGCCCGCAAGGTCGGCCCGGTCGACGTGGTCCACGCCTGCAACCCGCCCGACCTGCTGTTCCTGCCGGCACTGTGGCTGAAGCGGCGCGGCGCGCGGTTCGTCTTCGACCAGCACGACCTGGTACCCGAGCTGTACCTGTCCCGGTTCGACCGCGGAAAGGACCTCCTCTACCGCGCCGTGTGCGCGCTGGAACGGCGGACCTACCGGGCCGCGGACGTCGTGCTCGCCACGAACGAGAGCTACCGGGACGTGGCGCTGCGCCGTGGCGGCAAGCGGCCGGAGGACGTCTTCGTGGTGCGCAGCGCGCCCGACGTCGACCGTTTCCACCCGGTACCGCCCGAGCCGGAGCTGAAGCGCGGCAAGCCTCATCTGCTGTGCTACCTCGGTGTCATGGGCCCGCAGGACGGCGTCGACTACGCCTTGCGGGCCCTGGCGAAGCTGCGCGACGAGCTCGGGCGGAGCGACTGGCATGCGGTGTTCGTCGGCGCCGGGGACGCCTTCGACGCGATGGTGGAGCTGTCCCGGCGGCTCGGGCTCTCGGACCAGGTGCAGTTCACCGGGCGCATTCCGGACGCCGACCTGGTGCGCTACCTGTCGACCGCGGACGTGTGCCTCTCCCCCGACCCGCGCAATCCGCTCAACGACGTGTCGACCATGAACAAGGTCCTGGAGTACATGGTGATGGGGCGGCCGATCGTCTCGTTCGACCTCCGGGAGGCACGCGTCTCCGCCGGTGACGCGGCCGTCTACGCGCCCGCCAACGACGAGGCCGAATTCGCGGGGCTCATCGCACTGCTGCTGGACGATCCGGAGGAGCGGGCCCGGATGGGCAAGATCGGCCAGGAGCGGATCACCGGGCAGCTCTCCTGGCGCACCTCGCAGCGGTCGCTCCTCGCCGCCTACGCCGCTGCCTGCCGTGACCGGGCTCCGGCGTCGGCGGGCGACCCGGTCACGACAGAGAAAAGGCCGCCCCGTTGAGCGATGACACGATGCGCCTGGCCATGATCGGGCGGATGATCCGTCGGCGCTGGCGGCTGCTCGCCGTCCTCGCCGTGGTGGGCGGGCTCGTCGGCTACGGCGCCTCCTTGCTGTTCCCACCGCGGTACACGACGTCGGCATCGGTACTGCTGCCGGGGGCGTGGGAGGAGCGCGAGCTGCTGACCCAGTCGGAGATCGCGACCAGTTCGGTGGTGCTCGACCGGTCGGCCGCCACGCTCGACTGGGCCGGGGTCGGCGGCGCCGAGCTGCGGGACCGGGTGAGCGCCAAGGCCACCGCCGGGAACATCATCAAGATCTCGGGTACGGCCGACACCCCGGAGCGCGCGCAGCGGCTCTCCGACGAGGTGGCCCGGCAGTACGTCACCTTCGCCGCACGGGTCGTGGGCGACAACACCGATCCCGAGGCGTCGGCGAAGCCCGAGGCGCTGCGGGAGCTGATGGAGCAGACCAGCCGCCGCATCACCGACCTGGCCAAGGCGGCCGATCCGGGCCGGACCGTGGAGAGCGTGCAGGCCCGCACCGAGCTCGAGAAACTGCGCACGACGCTGGAGCAGGCCATGGACAAGCTGGACCAGACCGATCCGGCGACCAACAAGGCCAACATGGTCGTCATGGGGGCGGCGGCCCGGCCGATCGGCGAGGCACCACCGACCAGGACGCAGTTCATCGTCACCGGGGCGCTGCTGTTCCTCCTGTTCGCGGTCATCGGTCATCTCGCCGCCGCACGGATGAGTCGCCGGCCGCGCACCGAGCCGGAGATCGCCGCGGCGCTGGGCTCGGCGCTGCTGGGTACCGTCGACGTACCTGATGGACGGCGCGCGCACCGGCCGGAAGGCCGTGGCGCGCGGATTCGGATCCGCCGGCTGCTGGGTGTCGACACCCGGTGGGACGTGCCGGCCCTGCACGCGTCCGGTGACGAGGCCAGCAGGAAGATCCGCTACGGCCGGGTGTGCGCTCGGCTCCGGGACCAGCTGCCGGCCCCCCGGCGGCTGCTGGTGGTCGTCCCGGACGGCGACGGGACCGCCCGCCGGGCCGCCGAACAACTCGTCGCCGAGGCCGGGAGCGATCCGCTGCTGCGGGTGGTGGGGGTTTCGGTGTCCCGGCCGTTGGTGCCGGACCGCGACACCGAGTCCGGTGTCCTGATCGTGCTCAGCGCGGGCAGCTGGACGGCAGGGGAGCTCGCCGGCATCGGCGAGGCATGTGCGGACGCCCGGCATACGGTCGTCGGCATCGTCGTCGCCGGCGGGGTCAGGGACCGTCGGACACGGTCTGCCGCCCCTCCTCCGGATGGCGCCACGCCGGCGATCGCGGTTGGCGTCGACGCGATGGGAGGTTCGGTGTGACGACGAGCACGACTTCGCAGTCGTCGGCAGCCGCTCCGCTGCTGGACCTGCAGGCGCTGGTGGTGGCGGTACGCAGGCGCCGCCGCCTGTGGTGTTCCGTGGCGCTGCTGGGGTTGCTGGTCGGCGCGGGGGCCGCGGTCCTGCTGCCGCCGCAGCCGACCGCGGTGACCACGGTGCTGGTCGCCCATCAGGCGGACCAGCCGAACGACCCCGGAACGCTGATCCGCACCGACGCCGCGCTGCTGGAGACCACGCAGATCGCCGGTGAGGCCCTGCGGTCGCTGAAGTCCTCGGAAGACCCGGAACACTTCATGCGGGACTACCGGGGCATCGGTTTGACCAACAACCTGCTGCAGATCAACGTGACGGCTGACAGCGACGCGGAAGCCATGGCCCGCGCCAAAGCACTGGCCGACGCCTTCGTCACGGACCATGTGAAGCGGATACAGAAGGCCGCGAACGCCGAGGCCAAGACCCTGCTCGACCAGCGTGACCGCATGCGGGACGAACTCGCCCAGGTCAACAAGGCGATCGGGGAAGGGCCGCCGGAGAGCGACCCGAACGCGTCGGCGAACCTCGAGTCGCTCTTCGCCCGCCGGGCCGAACTCACCTCGCGGATCGCCGATTTCGACCAGCGCGCCGCGGAGGCGGGCGTCGGCACGCCCCAGCTCATCGCCGGCACGCAGATCGTGGACGCCCCGCGCGCGGTGCAGCACTCCCTGCCCGAGGCCGCCGCCACCAACTCCGCGATCGGACTCGGCCTCGGGCTCGCGCTCGGGCTCGCGCTGGCCGCGGTCGGCGCGGTGGTGGCGGACCGCCCCGTGCTGCGCCGGGAGATCGCGGCGAACCTGGGCGCCTCGGTCATCGCGGAGCTGCGCCGCACGCCCCGCCGCCGGTCGGCCGGGCGGTGGCAGCGCCGACGGACCCGGGCGGCACGCGAACGGCTCACCGCGACCCTGGCCCGCACCGTACGCGGCTCCGCGGAGCCGGTGTCGCTGCTGGAACTGGGCTGCGCACGCGGCGCGAGCGTGATCGCCCTGGACCTCGCCGGCGCACTGGCGGCGGAGGGGCCCGTGGTGATCATCGATGGTCTGCCCGGCCGGCAGCTCGCCAACCGCCGCCGGAAATCGGGAGACCCGGCCGTGGTCGGCGGCGAGCGTGCCGCGACCGTGTCGCACGAGGTGCGCCGGCTCGGCGTCGGCTCGGTCGCGCCCGGCACGGCGTGGACCGACCTCCAGTACCTCGGTACCCAGACGGTGCTCGTCGTGCGTGCCGGGCACGGCAGCGCCGCATGGCTGCACACCGTGGCGCGGCAGCTCGCGGACCTGCGCATCCCGGTGATCGGTGTGGTGCTGATCGACCCCGATCCGCGTGACCGGACCGACGGCACGCTGTGGGACGGGCTGCACACCGCGCTGCGCGGCCACAACGAACGGCTGGCCCGGCAGAGCGGGACGGGCCAGCCGCGGCCGAAGCAGCCGTCGTGGGCCGCACGGGTCCCGGACAGCGACCAGGAGGCGCGCTAGACATGTGTGGCATCGCAGGAACGTACCGATGGCCGGACGGGAAGGCCGTGGCCGACCGGCTCACCGACACCCTCGCCCACCGCGGTCCGGACGGGGCGGGCCGGTACAGCCATCCCGTCGGTGACGGCGAAGTGCACCTCGGGCACCGCCGGCTGGCCATCATCGACCTGTCCGAGACCGGCGCCCAGCCGATGGTCTCCGGCGGCCTCGTCCTGACGTACAACGGCGAGCTGTACAACGCGCCCGAGCTGCGTGCCGAGCTGGCGGCCGCCGGGGTGCGCTTCCGCGGTACCTCCGACACCGAGGTCCTGCTGGAGGCCTGGCGACGCTGGGGCACGGACTGCCTGCCCCGGCTGCGCGGCATGTTCGCGTTCGGGATCTTCGACGAGCGAACCGGTGAACTGGTGCTCGCCCGCGACCAGCTCGGCATCAAGCCGCTGTTCCTGCTCCGGCGCGGCGAGGGTCTGGTGTTCGCCTCCGAGCTCAAGGCGCTCGCCGCCGTGACCGACGGGTCGCTGCAGGTGGACCCCGCGGCGCTGGTGGCCTCGCTGCTGTACTACTGGGTGCCGGACTCGCGGTGCGCGTTCCGCGAAGCGGAGAAGCTGCCGCCGGGGACCTGGCTGCGGTGCCGGCCCGACGGCCGCGTGGAGCGCGGCCGGTTCTGGAACCTGAAGGACGTCGCCACCGAGGGACGGGAGCGGGCCCTGAGCGGCGAGCAGCCGGACATCGCCGCCGTCGTCGAGGAGTCGACCCGGCGCCACCTGCTCTCCGACGTACCCGTGGCGACCTTCCTGTCCGGCGGGCTGGACTCGAGCTACCTGACCGCGCTGGCGGCCCGCGACCGCCCCGGGATCTCCGCTTACACGATCGGGTTCCGCGCCGAGGACGCCAAGTTCGAGGCGATGCCGGACGACCTGCGTTACGCCCGGCAGGTGGCCGGGCGGTTCGGCGTCGACCTGCACGAGATCGAGATCGCTCCGAACGTGCTCGACCTGCTGCCGCAGATGACCCACCACCTGGACGAGCCGATCGGCGACCCCGCCGCGATCAACACGTTCCTGATCTGCTCGGCCGCCCGGGAGGCCGGGGTCAAGGTGATGCTCTCGGGGATGGGCGCCGACGAGCTGTTCGCCGGTTACCGCAAGCACCTGGCCAACATGATCGCGCTGCGCTACCAGCGCGTCCCGCGGCCCGTGCGGCGCGGTCTGTCCGCGGCCGTGGACCGGCTGCCGGTCGCAACGGCCCGCCGGGGGTACCGTTCGGTGCGCTTCGCGAAGCGGTTCCTGTCCTTCGCCGATCTGCCGGAGGAGACCGCGTTCCGGCGCAGCTACACCATGTACGACCAGGACGAGCTGCTCGCCCTGGTCGATCCGGACCTGGCCGGGTCGGTCGAGGACGTGCTGACCGAGCACGCGGACGTCTACCAGGACAACGACCTGGACGACTTCGTCAACCGCATGTGCCTGGGCGACGCCCGGATGTTCCTGCCGGGCCTGAACCTCACCTACACGGACCGGTCGAGCATGGCCGCCTCGACCGAGGTGCGGGTGCCGTACGTGGACGTCGAGGTGGTCAGGGCGGCGTTCGCCGTGCCCGGCGACCGCAAGATCGTCGGACGGCAGGGCAAGGCCGTCCTCAAGGAGGCGGCCACCTCGATCCTGCCCCGGGAGATCGTGTACCGGCCCAAGGGCCTGTTCAGCGCCCCGCTGCGCGCATGGATGAGCCGGGACCTGGCACCGCTGGTGCGCGAGGTGGTGAACGACGGCGTGCTCGTCAGTTCCGGGTTCCTGCGCCGCGACGCGCTGGCCCGCATGGTCGCCGAGGACGCCGCCGGACAGCGGGACTTCTCCAAGCATCTGTGGCATGTACTGACCCTCGAGTACTGGTACCGCGACGCGACCTCCGGGTCCGGCCAGGACGCTCGCTCGGCGGCGTAGAAGACGGCGTAGAAACAAGGG includes:
- a CDS encoding sugar transferase, with amino-acid sequence MRHGGLVSPFPSAREHLGNGAVSRPAIEWEQRYRRAVITSDTVATAFVVAAIGGFFGVRDAANWHEKWGMLAFGTELLVLGTLAVSRSWAPAVLGQGAEEFRRLGRSLCTAAVVLALGGVAVTSRNIKLWIFVAIPAIALVTMTERYLLRLWLHKQRKEGRCLRPVLAAGSPATVRDLITRIRKFPHLGWQVEAVCTADTPGLDGDHVDGVPVVGRLTDVAGHVRRNGYRVVAVTPDPHWSPDRLQRLAWNLEGSDAEMVVAPVLMEVAGPRLHVDAVLGIPLLRLSMPTFTGGRRAVKEVVDRLGAAVLLMLFAPLMVFVGLLVLADSPGGAFYRQRRVGKDGREFTIFKFRTMVSGADRARAELADRNEGAGLLFKLRRDPRVTRVGAVLRRYSIDELPQLFNVLTGSMSLVGPRPPLPEESAAYGPDIRRRLLVKPGLTGLWQISGRSDLPWDEAVRLDLRYVEDWSLALDTVILWKTLRAVLHGQGAY
- a CDS encoding Wzz/FepE/Etk N-terminal domain-containing protein yields the protein MTTSTTSQSSAAAPLLDLQALVVAVRRRRRLWCSVALLGLLVGAGAAVLLPPQPTAVTTVLVAHQADQPNDPGTLIRTDAALLETTQIAGEALRSLKSSEDPEHFMRDYRGIGLTNNLLQINVTADSDAEAMARAKALADAFVTDHVKRIQKAANAEAKTLLDQRDRMRDELAQVNKAIGEGPPESDPNASANLESLFARRAELTSRIADFDQRAAEAGVGTPQLIAGTQIVDAPRAVQHSLPEAAATNSAIGLGLGLALGLALAAVGAVVADRPVLRREIAANLGASVIAELRRTPRRRSAGRWQRRRTRAARERLTATLARTVRGSAEPVSLLELGCARGASVIALDLAGALAAEGPVVIIDGLPGRQLANRRRKSGDPAVVGGERAATVSHEVRRLGVGSVAPGTAWTDLQYLGTQTVLVVRAGHGSAAWLHTVARQLADLRIPVIGVVLIDPDPRDRTDGTLWDGLHTALRGHNERLARQSGTGQPRPKQPSWAARVPDSDQEAR
- the asnB gene encoding asparagine synthase (glutamine-hydrolyzing) codes for the protein MCGIAGTYRWPDGKAVADRLTDTLAHRGPDGAGRYSHPVGDGEVHLGHRRLAIIDLSETGAQPMVSGGLVLTYNGELYNAPELRAELAAAGVRFRGTSDTEVLLEAWRRWGTDCLPRLRGMFAFGIFDERTGELVLARDQLGIKPLFLLRRGEGLVFASELKALAAVTDGSLQVDPAALVASLLYYWVPDSRCAFREAEKLPPGTWLRCRPDGRVERGRFWNLKDVATEGRERALSGEQPDIAAVVEESTRRHLLSDVPVATFLSGGLDSSYLTALAARDRPGISAYTIGFRAEDAKFEAMPDDLRYARQVAGRFGVDLHEIEIAPNVLDLLPQMTHHLDEPIGDPAAINTFLICSAAREAGVKVMLSGMGADELFAGYRKHLANMIALRYQRVPRPVRRGLSAAVDRLPVATARRGYRSVRFAKRFLSFADLPEETAFRRSYTMYDQDELLALVDPDLAGSVEDVLTEHADVYQDNDLDDFVNRMCLGDARMFLPGLNLTYTDRSSMAASTEVRVPYVDVEVVRAAFAVPGDRKIVGRQGKAVLKEAATSILPREIVYRPKGLFSAPLRAWMSRDLAPLVREVVNDGVLVSSGFLRRDALARMVAEDAAGQRDFSKHLWHVLTLEYWYRDATSGSGQDARSAA
- a CDS encoding glycosyltransferase family 4 protein; the encoded protein is MLGDTTSGDRPDRRALILVENLSVPFDRRVWQECTTLRDAGWEVHVICPRGSKRDTEPEAEIDGVRIHRYPLRAATGGPAGYLSEYGSALWHTFRLARKVGPVDVVHACNPPDLLFLPALWLKRRGARFVFDQHDLVPELYLSRFDRGKDLLYRAVCALERRTYRAADVVLATNESYRDVALRRGGKRPEDVFVVRSAPDVDRFHPVPPEPELKRGKPHLLCYLGVMGPQDGVDYALRALAKLRDELGRSDWHAVFVGAGDAFDAMVELSRRLGLSDQVQFTGRIPDADLVRYLSTADVCLSPDPRNPLNDVSTMNKVLEYMVMGRPIVSFDLREARVSAGDAAVYAPANDEAEFAGLIALLLDDPEERARMGKIGQERITGQLSWRTSQRSLLAAYAAACRDRAPASAGDPVTTEKRPPR
- a CDS encoding polysaccharide biosynthesis protein; protein product: MSDDTMRLAMIGRMIRRRWRLLAVLAVVGGLVGYGASLLFPPRYTTSASVLLPGAWEERELLTQSEIATSSVVLDRSAATLDWAGVGGAELRDRVSAKATAGNIIKISGTADTPERAQRLSDEVARQYVTFAARVVGDNTDPEASAKPEALRELMEQTSRRITDLAKAADPGRTVESVQARTELEKLRTTLEQAMDKLDQTDPATNKANMVVMGAAARPIGEAPPTRTQFIVTGALLFLLFAVIGHLAAARMSRRPRTEPEIAAALGSALLGTVDVPDGRRAHRPEGRGARIRIRRLLGVDTRWDVPALHASGDEASRKIRYGRVCARLRDQLPAPRRLLVVVPDGDGTARRAAEQLVAEAGSDPLLRVVGVSVSRPLVPDRDTESGVLIVLSAGSWTAGELAGIGEACADARHTVVGIVVAGGVRDRRTRSAAPPPDGATPAIAVGVDAMGGSV
- a CDS encoding nucleotide sugar dehydrogenase, translating into MRVSVFGLGYVGCVSAACLASMGHQVIGVDVNPVKVDLVNDGKAPVVEERIGELTAEVVRTGALRATGDVREAIMGSEVSLICVGTPSEPNGSLCTTYLERVTEQIGAALAERGGRHTVVFRSTMLPGTCLNLLVPILEKYLGGTAGVDIGVAVNPEFLREGTSVRDFFDPPKTVIGELDAASGDVVAALYDGLPGEVFRVPVPTAEAIKYADNAFHGLKIGFANELGAVCQALGVDSHQVMDVFLADRKLNISPAYLRPGFAFGGSCLPKDLRSLVHAAQRADVSVPILANVLTSNSEHLQRAVELVERTGKRRVGLFGLSFKPGTDDLRESPLVELAERLFGKGYDLRIHDANVSLSRLMGANREYIETRLPHLAQLLGDSVGEVLEHAEVVLVGTRDPAVLSALPHGDGPVIVDLIRLPDAEARRAEPGYIGLAW